The following coding sequences lie in one Apium graveolens cultivar Ventura chromosome 3, ASM990537v1, whole genome shotgun sequence genomic window:
- the LOC141711178 gene encoding uncharacterized protein LOC141711178, translated as MSTDWNEWNEYPGFDEDETTEGLDWVLREEKDDGLEQYADGGAYGEYAGESQVWGNEDDEKFQNLGLNLPKTKKKKIKITPPKEEKMFILPPIVLNDEMKSDTLNEFYTKTTDLITNPRQLNGNQVLRVLKGRKFLPDTRGGGKKRAAVTLMFVPLIEGDNTSYLILQAHDLYTVGYAIKEHFYVLGFESSKEGALVFQALDRLGFHDDSTTDIEDVLTSYKCLEPLANKTRAQLELGQANLLRYSRSIFNANLHQNIFLVAELVLFFTQIICEALRIFTLRDHIIEHFSVNQGEGVTTPSRLIIMQHGWGIASNLLQREAEGVPRFEVMIEIGGGAIHIHTLYSMYTCLIQHSRDFLLRDTTEAQVMEVRYNLGEASKSNYISKNQELLNTRNQFMGI; from the exons ATGTCAACTGATTGGAATGAGTGGAATGAGTACCCAGGCTTcgatgaagatgaaactactgAAGGCCTGGATTGGGTGCTAagagaagaaaaagatgatggCTTGGAACAATATGCTGATGGTGGTGCTTATGGTGAATATGCTGGGGAATCACAAGTTTGGGGAAATGAAGATGATGAAAAGTTTCAGAATTTAGGGCTCAATCTTCCTAAGACGAAAAAGAAGAAGATCAAAATTACACCACCCAAAGAGGAAAAG ATGTTCATCCTTCCTCCTATTGTCCTCAATGATGAAATGAAATCTGATACTTTGAATGAATTCTACACCAAAACTACAGACTTGATCACCAACCCTCGTCAATTGAAtggaaatcaagttctgagagttTTGAAAGGAAGGAAGTTTCTCCCTGACACACGAGGAGGAGGAAAAAAAAGAGCTGCTGTTACTTTGATGTTTGTACCTCTTATTGAAGGTGACAATACATCATATCTAATTTTGCAAGCACACGACCTCTACACGGTTGGGTACGCAATCAAAGAACATTTTTATGTACTCGGTTTTGAGTCGAGTAAGGAGGGTGCTCTTGTGTTTCAAGCCTTAGACCGATTAGGTTTCCACGACGATAGCACTACTGATATTGAAGATGTGCTTACTTCTTACAAGTGTCTCGAGCCCTTGGCCAACAAGACTAGGGCGCAACTCGAACTAGGCCAAGCAAATCTATTGCGCTATTCTAGATCGATCTTCAATGCGAATTTGCATCAGAACATCTTCTTGGTTGCAGAGCTTGTGCTTTTCTTCACACAGATTATATGTGAAGCCCTTAGGATCTTTACTTTACGGGATCATATTATTGAACATTTTTCGGTCAACCAAGGGGAAGGTGTTACCACTCCTTCGCGGCTTATAATTATGCAGCACGGTTGGGGTATAGCCTCCAACCTTCTTCAAAGGGAAGCCGAGGGTGTCCCAAGATTCGAGGTTATGATTGAAATTGGTGGAGGTGCAATACATATTCACACGCTGTATTCCATGTACACGTGTCTCATTCAACATAGTAGAGATTTCCTGTTAAGAGATACAACCGAAGCTCAAGTAATGGAAGTCAGATACAATCTCGGGGAAGCATCCAAAAGTAATTATATATCCAAGAATCAGGAGCTCTTGAATACTCGTAACCAATTTATGGGGATTTGA